TTTTAGATAATGATTGATCTAACGTAATGTTCTAATTTATTTATTTTTGTATAATGGGGAGTTTAAATGAGTTGTTTAGCTATAGTTTAGTATTTCAACAGGTTAAAAATTGAGTGATTTCTAGCATATTTGAGGGATTTTGATGAAAATAATCCAAACAATAAAACGGGTCTTTTTTACTAAAAAATTTGCCGCTTTGCTGTTAGCTGCAATCGTGGGAGCAGCTGGTTGGCAGTTATTTAATGATGGTCTTGAATATACCAGTCAAGAGGAATTTTGTGTCAGTTGTCATTCTATGCAGCAACCGCAACAAGAATTAAAACAGACTGTACACTGGTCTAATGCCAAAGGAGTAACAGCAACTTGCGCAGATTGCCACTTGCCACATGACAAATTAAACAAATATATCCGCAAAGTACAAGCTTTGAAAGAGGTTTACGCTGAAATGACTAGCAAATTTGCCGGCGAAGGAGAATTTGACAAACATCGTTTGGAAATGGCAGAACGGGAATGGGCAAGAATGTCGGCTAACGGTTCTAAAGAGTGTAAAACCTGCCATAACTATCAGCGTATGGATTTTACAAAAATGTCAGCGTTGGCACGTAATGCGATGAAACCTGCTGCAGAAAGAGACCAAAGTTGTATTGATTGTCATAAAGGCATTGCGCACCATCTGCCAAAAGTAACAAAAAATACTGATATGGGAACACTCTCTAAATTTGAACATTTGGTAGTAAATTCCTTAACTCCTGCGAAAAACTATTATACGAAAAGTAAAGTTGAGCTGTTCGCTGATGAAGCAATGACACAAAATATTGGGAGTTTGGAAGCAGCAGTTCCGGTTACTTTTGTGAAAGCCGGTGAGAAAGCTGATTTAATAGAACTAAAAATGTGGCGTAAAGCGAAAGGCTTTGGACGTATTTGGTACAATGATTTCGGAAAAAATATTACCGATGCAATCTTAACTAAAGCATTTATGTCAGCAAAACCTCAATTTGAAGTAATCGAAAGTAAAGATGACCCAATTACTGGATTAACTTGGCAGAATGTAAAAATGCAAGTATGGATTGCAAAATCAAATCTAATTGAAAATATTAGTGCAGTTTGGGATGATGCTGAAAATAGTTATAAAACACAATGTAGTACGTGCCACAAGCAGCCAGAGGTTACCCACTTTGATTCTAATACTTGGATTGGTTTATTCAAAGGGATGGTTGGGTTTACCAATATGAACAAAGAAACCGCCAACGAAGTACTGCGTTATTTACAAATGCATTCTTCAGATTTTAATTCACATGCTGAAAATACGCCTAGTGAGAATAAATAAGGAATATACAATGGAACAATCTCGTCGTCAGTTTTTAAAAAATATATCTGTAATGGCAGCGACTTTTACCATGCCAAACTTTCTTATCGCAAAAAATGCCATTGAGAATACGAAAATATCTGAATGGAAAATAAGTGGCTCTCATTGGGGAGCTATTCGTGCCAAAGTGGTAAACGGAAAGGTCTGTGATATACAACCGTTTGAATACGATAAATATCCTACTGAAATGATTAAAGGGATTAAAGGACTGATTTACAGTAAATCCAGAATTCGTTACCCGATGGTGAGATTGAACTGGCTAAAAAAACGCCAAAATAGCGATGTAACACAACGAGGCGATAACCGGTTTGTACGTGTAACTTGGGATGAAGCACTGGATTTATTTTATGAGGAACTTGAACGTATTCAGCAAAACTACGGACCGTGGGCATTACATACCGGTAATGTTGGTTGGCGTTCAACCGGTCAATTCCACAGTTGCGGTAACCATATGCTTAGAGCAATTGGAATGCACGGACACAGTGTCGGCACAATGGGAGATTATTCAACTGGTGCAGGACAGACTATCTTACCTTACGTACTAGGTTCAACCGAAGTTTATTCACAAGGTACTTCTTGGGAAATCATCCTACAAGAAAGTAAAAACATTATCTTCTGGGCAAGCGATCCGGTGAAAAATTTGCAAGTTGGTTGGAATTGTGAGACTCATGAAGCTTATGCTTATTTAGAACAATTGAAACAAAAAGTTGCAGATGGAAGCATTAATGTCATTTGCGTCGATCCGGTAAAAAGTAAAACACAAAATTATTTAGCCTGTACCCACCAATATGTTAATCCGCAAACTGATGTAGCATTCATGTTAGCTCTTGCTCATACTTTATATATTGAGAATTTGTATGATAAGCAATTTATTGACATGTATACCATTGGATTTGAGAAATTTCTCCCCTATTTATTGGGCGAAAGTGAAGATAACGTCGCAAAAACCCCAGAATGGGCAGAGAAGATTTGTGCCATCCCTGCAGAAGAAATTCGCCAATTTGCTCGTATGTTAGTAGCAAAACGTACCCAACTCATTTTTGGCTGGGCAATTCAACGTCAACAACATGGTGAACAACCATACTGGATGGGAGCGGTACTCGCAGCAATGTTAGGACAAATTGGTTTACCTGGCGGAGGAATAAGCTATGCGCATCATTACAGTTCCATTGGTATTCCCGAGTCCGGTGCGGCAATGCCAGGTTCTTTTCCTCTCAATATAGATGAAGGACAACAACCGAAGTATGATAACACAGATTATAAGGGATACAGCGCTGCAATTCCTGTTGCAAGGGCTTCCGACTCCTTACTTTTTGCCGGAAAAACCATTGATTACAATGGTCAAAAAATTGTATATGCGCCTTATAAAATGGCGATTTTCACCGGCTGTAACCAATGGCATCGCCATTCAGAACGCAACAAAATGAAACGTGCTTTCCAACAATTGGAGACTGTTGTATCAATTAACTATAGCTGGACTGCAACCTGTCGTTTCTCTGATATTGTGCTTCCCGCCTGCACACCGTTTGAGCGAAATGATATTGATGCTTATGGCTCATACAGTAATCGTGGCATTATTGCTATGCAAAAACTGGTTGATCCGTTATATCAATCTCGTTCGGATTTTGAGATTTTCCGAGAGCTTTGTCGACGTTTTGGTAAGGAAAAGGAATACTGTCGCAATATGGATGAAATGGATTGGGTTGAGAAGCTTTACGAAGATTGCCGCAAAGAAAACCAAGGCAAATTTGATATGCCTCCGTTTGCTCAATTCTGGCAACAAGGTTATGTATTATTTCCACAAGGAAAACCTTGGGTTCGTCATGCTGATTTCCGAGAAGATCCAGAGTTACACGCCTTAGGTACACCATCAGGATTTATTGAAATCTTTAGCAATAAAATAGCTAGTTATGGTTATGCTGACTGTAAAGGACACCCGATGTGGTTTGAAAAAATAGAGCGTTCTCACGGTGGTCCACAGTCAGATAAATTTACCTTTTGGCTTCAATCGGTTCACCCAGATAAACGTTTACATTCACAATTATGTGAATCTGAGGAGCTACGCAATACCTATACTATACAAGGACGGGAACCGCTATTTATCCACCCTGAAGATGCAAAAAAACGAGGCATTCAACATGGCGATCTTGTTCGTGTATATAACGATCGTGGACAAGCAATAGCTGGTGCGCATATCTCCGACAATATGTCTATAGGCGTGCTGCGTTTACAAGAGGGGGCTTGGTACTCCCCGTTGGATGAAAAAATTGGTGCTATTGATACTTATGGCGATCCAAATACGATGACGCTCGACATCGGCACATCCCGTTTAGCCCAAGCTGTATCTTCTAATACCTGTTTAGTTAATATCGAAAAATATCAAGGCAATGCGCCACAACCTACAGGTTTTAACGGACCGATAGAAATCGAATTATGATAGCATTATCTTACGAAGAAAAAGATTTCCTCTATTCATGGCTTAAAAATCTTTTAAGTCATGAATTGACGGAAGAACAACTAATACAATATCAGCTGGGGGAATTTTCCCCGCTGTTTGAGTTCCTATCTGCACAAGGTATGGCAGAAGAAATGCGGCTAATCCGTAATGAACTGATGAAATTATACAAAATTCCATTTTCGCATTTAGAATTAGCCGCCGATTTTTCCCAACTTTTTCTATTAGATTTAACTGCCAGCGCGCTTCCTTACGCCTCGGCTTATTTAGAAGGAAATGCCTTAACCAAACATTTGGCTTTTTTAGATAAATTATTATCAGCTTTACAACTTGCCATCAATAAAACCACCAAAGAACCGAGTGATCATTTAGCAGTCTATCTTGAAATCTTGATTCATTTAGAAAAAAATGGCGATAATGCTCAAGTGGTCCATTTTATTAACGCTTACTTTTTGCCCTGGTTAAAACCGTTCTACCATAAAGCATGTTCAATTCATACACAGACCCGTTTTTACCAACATGTCATCATGTTACTACTCACATTGTTGACGAACCGAATAAGCGAGACAATCTCGTCACAATGATTATTCCATTTTTCATTTGGCGATAATCAATATTCCAATTGTCACTATATAGAGATCAACTAGTTCGACGCTGTAGATGTTCGTAAATTGCAAACATAACCGCTTAAAATGAGAAAATGCAATAACAGCATTTTCTCGCTTTAGTCGGTTTTTACTTGGTCAATTTGAACCTATTTTAAATTGAATTTAAAACCAGTTTGATCTTACTTGACGATTAAGCTGCTTTTACCATTTCAAATTCAATCAACATCATCAAAATATGAATAACTTTAATATGAATTTCCTGAATACGATCGGCGTAACCAAAATGCGGCACACGAATTTCTACATCCGCCAATCCCGCCATTTTGCCCCCGTCTTTACCGGTCATCGCAATGACTTTCATGCCTTTTTCTTTTGCCGCTTGAATAGCATTCAACACATTTTTTGAATTTCCTGAAGTGGATAAACCAAATAGCACGTCGCCTTTTTGCCCCACGGCTTCCACATAGCGGGAAAACACATAATCATAGCCGAAATCATTACTCACGCAACTTAAATGACTCACATCAGAAATCGCAATTGCTGGATAACCTGGGCGGTTTTCCCGATAGCGACCGGTTAATTCTTCGGCAAAATGCATTGCATCACAATGAGATCCGCCATTTCCGCAAGACAATACTTTGCCGCCTTGTTTAAAACTGTCAGAAATTAACAGCGCCGCCTGCTGAATTAATTTCATATTATTTTCATCATTAATAAATTTATTTAATACATCTTGCGCTTCCACCAATTCAGCTTTGATTTGAGCTAAGTACATAAATGACTCCTTTATTTTGTGTAAAATACTGCCCCGATTTTACGTGATTAACACGCATTATTCTAGTAACTGTTTTAGCAAATTCTCGACAAATTCCAACCGCACTTTATGCTCGTTCAACGCTGTATTGAAACGGAATTTCGTCGGTCCATCAAATTTAAACACGGTCGGTTGTTGTTGAATTAACGTAATAAATTTCATCGGATCCAAATCCGCATTTGCCGCAAATTCAATAAATCCGCCTTGTAAAGTGGCATCAATTTTCGTAATTTTTAATACTTTCGCCGCCAGACGCAATTCCGCGATGCGCATTAGGTTTTTCGCTGCTTCCGGCAATAATCCAAAACGATCAATAAGCTCCACTTTCAGCTCATCTAATTGAGGTTTATGGCTCACGCCGGCGATACGTTTATAAAAAGACAAGCGCATATTCACATCGCCTAAATAATCTTCCGGTAACAATGCCGGCAGCCGCAAATCAATTTCCACTTGTTGTTGCGTCAATTCATCCAATGATGGTTCGCGCCCCTCTTTTAACGCATTGACCGCACTTTCTAACAATTCCATATACAACGCAAAGCCGATACTTTCAATTTGCCCGCTTTGCTCATCTCCCAACAATTCACCAGCGCCGCGAATTTCCAAATCATGAGTCGCCAACATAAAACCGGCGCCCAAATTATCCAAACTTTCCAACGCTTCCAAGCGCTTCAATGCATCTTTAGTCATCATTTTGGGATGTGGCGTTAATAAATAAGCATAGGCTTGATGATGTGAACGACCGACACGCCCGCGCAATTGATGCAATTGCGCCAGCCCAAAATGATCGGCGCGTTCAATAATAATCGTATTGGCGGTTGGCACATCAATCCCGGTTTCAATAATCGTCGAACAAACCAATACATTAAAACGCTGATGATAAAAATCCGACATCACCCGTTCCAGCTCGCGTTCGCGCATTTGCCCATGCCCAATCGTAATCCGTGCTTCTGGTACAAGTGCGGTCAATTTTTCTGCACAATTTTCAATACTCGCTACATCATTATGCAAATAATATACCTGTCCACCGCGCAAAATTTCGCGCAAAATCGCCTCGCGCACGACATTATCGTCCGCTTGGCGCACAAAGGTTTTGATACTCAAGCGACGCGCCGGTGGCGTAGAAATAATCGACAAATCACGAATACCGTTCATCGCCATATTTAAGGTGCGCGGAATCGGCGTGGCGGTGAGGGTCAAAATATCAATATTGGCACGCAATTGTTTAAATTTTTCCTTTTGACGCACGCCAAAGCGGTGTTCTTCATCAATGATCAACAACCCGAGATCATGAAATTTCACATCAGATTGAATCAATTTATGCGTTCCGATCAAAATATCGACCTTCCCTTCCGCTAAATTTTGCAAAATTTGCTTCTGCTCCTTGGCAGTCTTAAAGCGCGACAAGACTTCGACATTCACCGGCAAATTAGCAAACCGATCCTTAAAATTATCATAATGCTGTTGCGCCAATAAGGTAGTCGGCACCAACACCGCCACCTGTTTATGATTCATCACCGCTAAAAATGCCGCGCGCATTGCCACTTCTGTTTTACCAAACCCCACATCGCCACACACCAAACGATCCATAGCTTTCGGCTGGCACATATCAGCAATTACCGCATTAATCGCCATCTCTTGATCTTGGGTTTCTTCAAATGGAAACGTGGCGGAAAATTGGCGAAATTCATCGCGATCATAGTGAAATGCAAACCCTTTTTTCGCCTCCCGTTGGGCATACACGTCTAATAATTCAGCCGCGACATCACGGATTTTCTCCGCCGCTTTGTGTCGTGTTTTAACCCAAGCATCACTGCCTAATTTATGCAATGGTGCGGTTTCATCCGAACCACCAACATAACGACTGATTAAATGCAAGGATGCCACCGGCACATATAATTTGGCTTGGTTTGCATAATTTAACAGCAAATATTCTGCCGCCATCCCCGCATTTTCCAAAGTCACCAAACCGCCATAGCGTCCCACCCCATGTTCCAAATGTACGACCGGCTGCCCAATTTTTAATTCAGCCAAATTGCGAATAAGGGTATCCGGATTGACGGATTTTCGTTTGTCGCGCGTCCGTTGCTGCACCCGCTCGCCCAATAATTCCGTTTCACAAATCACCGCCAAAGGCACGTCTTGTTCGAGAATAAAGCCACGATCTAAGCGACTGACAAGTAAGTTAATTTTCTCTTTTGCTGCCGAAAATTGTGCCACTTGTTTCGGCTTTAATTTTAACGGTTGCAACAAATCCAACAGGGTTTCTCGCCGTCCTTCTGTTTCCACGGAAAATAAAAGATTACCAGAAAATTGCTCGATAAATTGTCGCAACAATTGCAACGGTTCTTTTTGTTGCGATTGAATAGTCAATTGAGGCAAGGCTTGCAGCGGCAAATTTTTCTGCCGCACAGAGGTTCGCACCTTTTCCGTTTTTAAACTCAAACGTGGATAATATTTGAGTTGGCGGTTGACATCTTCTAGGGTCAACCACAGCTGCTCCGGCGGTAATAACGGACGCATCGGATCAATGCGACGACTTTCAAAACGTTGCTGCGCATCTTGATAAAAACGCGCGCCTTGTTCTTGCAGTTGCTCCAATTCCACAAACAGCGTATGCGTCGGCAAATAAGAAAATAGGCTTGCCATCTGATTGAAAAATAAAGGTTGCCAATACTCAATCCCCGCCGCGAGGGTGCCTTTGCTGATCTGTTGATAAATATGTTCCGGATCGCGACGGATTTCGCCGAATGTCTCCCGAAATTGGGTGCGGAAAAATTCGATCCCCTTGTTATCTGTCGGAAACTCGTGTGCCGGCAGTAAATTAATGGCTTCAATTTCCGTTTGTGTGCGCTGCGTATCTACATCAAAAATACGGATACTGTCGATTTCATCATCAAAAAAATCTAAGCGAAAAGGCACCGCACTTCCCATCGGAAACAAATCCAATAAAGCGCCACGCACCGCATATTCACCATGTTCCAAGACTTGCTCCACCGCGCGATAACCCGCACTTTCCAATTGCAAACGCAATTTATCAATCAGCAAATTATCGCCTTTTTTAATTAATAACACATTTTGTTGTAAAAAATCCGGCGGGCATAAGCGTTGCATCAACGTGGAAATAGCTAAAATCAAAATGCCTTGTTTGACATTTTGTAAATAAAATAAAGCACTTAAACGTGCCGACGTAATATTTTGGTGGGGCGAAAAATTATCATAAGGCAAGGTTTCCCAATCGGGAAAAAAGGTGACCGGCAGACGAGAAAATTCCGTTAAAACTCGCTCCAAACGCACCGCACTTTTGGTATCCGGCGTCACCACTACCGTTAAACCGGCATATTGTTCAGCAATTTCAGCGATAGCAAGACTGTCAGCGCCGGCAAGTACGTTGCCGATAATTTTATGATCTTGCGGTTGAATGGGAATATCGAGATTAAAATACTTCATAAGTGCGGTCAAAATTTACTTAATTTACAAATAAGGTGCTAGTTTAACGGAAATTCAGCGTTTTTTAAACGATTAAGCGCACGAGCGCAATAACTCGCGCGGCAAAATGAAACTAAAACAACTGCCTTTTCCCACTTCGCTACTGACTTGCAGTTGTGCTTGGTGCTGTTCTAAGGCGTGTTTTACAATAGCAAGCCCTAAGCCACTGCCACCGGTACGATTGTTCCGCGATTCATCTACGCGGTAAAAACGTTCAGTCAAATGCGCAATATGCTGCGGTGCGATACCTTGACCGTTGTCCTCTACACTAAACTCTACGCCCTTCGGACAAGGCGCCAACCGCACGAAAATTTTACTTTGCTCGCCGGAATGTTTAATTGCATTAAAAATCAAATTCGACACCGCGCTTTGCAACTGACTTTCATCGCCCATCACACGCACGTTAGGTAATACGGAAAATACCACTTGTTGGTGTTCACTTACCAACATATCTGCACTGTGCTGGCAGCCCAAAATCAATTCGGAAAGATTGATTTCATTGTGATTTTCATTGGTGGAATGCTCAATTTTCGCTAAGATGTTCAATTGTTGTAATAAATTTGCCATGCGCTTACTTTGTTCCGCCATGGCGTTCACCGCTTTTTGCTCAATGTCACTTAAATTCTCGGATCCCTCCAGCAGCTCCAAATAACCTTGCAACACAGTAAGTGGCGTTCTTAATTCATGGTTCATGTTGGTTAAAAAGGTTTGCCGCGAATGCAGTAGGCGAATAATTTGAGTCACATCACGCACAATCGCTAAGGTCAACTCGCTGT
This sequence is a window from [Pasteurella] mairii. Protein-coding genes within it:
- the phoR gene encoding phosphate regulon sensor protein PhoR, translated to MKIKFSIKHFIAELVLSALLAFVFSIFAQNFEVWFIGALVLLLLWHHCSEYRLLQLLSPKKNQHNNLNAWGYISQTVGYYKQRYRREKIKTLRMLSKLNRNIQYLPDGIIIFRHDGQISWCNNMVQEIFDFYWDKKVKKNIFSVIFYEEFKNYCKQTNHKRPLVLFTAKERYIEINLTPYDSELTLAIVRDVTQIIRLLHSRQTFLTNMNHELRTPLTVLQGYLELLEGSENLSDIEQKAVNAMAEQSKRMANLLQQLNILAKIEHSTNENHNEINLSELILGCQHSADMLVSEHQQVVFSVLPNVRVMGDESQLQSAVSNLIFNAIKHSGEQSKIFVRLAPCPKGVEFSVEDNGQGIAPQHIAHLTERFYRVDESRNNRTGGSGLGLAIVKHALEQHQAQLQVSSEVGKGSCFSFILPRELLRSCA
- the torA gene encoding trimethylamine-N-oxide reductase; this encodes MEQSRRQFLKNISVMAATFTMPNFLIAKNAIENTKISEWKISGSHWGAIRAKVVNGKVCDIQPFEYDKYPTEMIKGIKGLIYSKSRIRYPMVRLNWLKKRQNSDVTQRGDNRFVRVTWDEALDLFYEELERIQQNYGPWALHTGNVGWRSTGQFHSCGNHMLRAIGMHGHSVGTMGDYSTGAGQTILPYVLGSTEVYSQGTSWEIILQESKNIIFWASDPVKNLQVGWNCETHEAYAYLEQLKQKVADGSINVICVDPVKSKTQNYLACTHQYVNPQTDVAFMLALAHTLYIENLYDKQFIDMYTIGFEKFLPYLLGESEDNVAKTPEWAEKICAIPAEEIRQFARMLVAKRTQLIFGWAIQRQQHGEQPYWMGAVLAAMLGQIGLPGGGISYAHHYSSIGIPESGAAMPGSFPLNIDEGQQPKYDNTDYKGYSAAIPVARASDSLLFAGKTIDYNGQKIVYAPYKMAIFTGCNQWHRHSERNKMKRAFQQLETVVSINYSWTATCRFSDIVLPACTPFERNDIDAYGSYSNRGIIAMQKLVDPLYQSRSDFEIFRELCRRFGKEKEYCRNMDEMDWVEKLYEDCRKENQGKFDMPPFAQFWQQGYVLFPQGKPWVRHADFREDPELHALGTPSGFIEIFSNKIASYGYADCKGHPMWFEKIERSHGGPQSDKFTFWLQSVHPDKRLHSQLCESEELRNTYTIQGREPLFIHPEDAKKRGIQHGDLVRVYNDRGQAIAGAHISDNMSIGVLRLQEGAWYSPLDEKIGAIDTYGDPNTMTLDIGTSRLAQAVSSNTCLVNIEKYQGNAPQPTGFNGPIEIEL
- the torD gene encoding chaperone protein torD, producing the protein MIALSYEEKDFLYSWLKNLLSHELTEEQLIQYQLGEFSPLFEFLSAQGMAEEMRLIRNELMKLYKIPFSHLELAADFSQLFLLDLTASALPYASAYLEGNALTKHLAFLDKLLSALQLAINKTTKEPSDHLAVYLEILIHLEKNGDNAQVVHFINAYFLPWLKPFYHKACSIHTQTRFYQHVIMLLLTLLTNRISETISSQ
- the gmhA_1 gene encoding phosphoheptose isomerase, which codes for MYLAQIKAELVEAQDVLNKFINDENNMKLIQQAALLISDSFKQGGKVLSCGNGGSHCDAMHFAEELTGRYRENRPGYPAIAISDVSHLSCVSNDFGYDYVFSRYVEAVGQKGDVLFGLSTSGNSKNVLNAIQAAKEKGMKVIAMTGKDGGKMAGLADVEIRVPHFGYADRIQEIHIKVIHILMMLIEFEMVKAA
- the mfd gene encoding transcription-repair-coupling factor; the protein is MKYFNLDIPIQPQDHKIIGNVLAGADSLAIAEIAEQYAGLTVVVTPDTKSAVRLERVLTEFSRLPVTFFPDWETLPYDNFSPHQNITSARLSALFYLQNVKQGILILAISTLMQRLCPPDFLQQNVLLIKKGDNLLIDKLRLQLESAGYRAVEQVLEHGEYAVRGALLDLFPMGSAVPFRLDFFDDEIDSIRIFDVDTQRTQTEIEAINLLPAHEFPTDNKGIEFFRTQFRETFGEIRRDPEHIYQQISKGTLAAGIEYWQPLFFNQMASLFSYLPTHTLFVELEQLQEQGARFYQDAQQRFESRRIDPMRPLLPPEQLWLTLEDVNRQLKYYPRLSLKTEKVRTSVRQKNLPLQALPQLTIQSQQKEPLQLLRQFIEQFSGNLLFSVETEGRRETLLDLLQPLKLKPKQVAQFSAAKEKINLLVSRLDRGFILEQDVPLAVICETELLGERVQQRTRDKRKSVNPDTLIRNLAELKIGQPVVHLEHGVGRYGGLVTLENAGMAAEYLLLNYANQAKLYVPVASLHLISRYVGGSDETAPLHKLGSDAWVKTRHKAAEKIRDVAAELLDVYAQREAKKGFAFHYDRDEFRQFSATFPFEETQDQEMAINAVIADMCQPKAMDRLVCGDVGFGKTEVAMRAAFLAVMNHKQVAVLVPTTLLAQQHYDNFKDRFANLPVNVEVLSRFKTAKEQKQILQNLAEGKVDILIGTHKLIQSDVKFHDLGLLIIDEEHRFGVRQKEKFKQLRANIDILTLTATPIPRTLNMAMNGIRDLSIISTPPARRLSIKTFVRQADDNVVREAILREILRGGQVYYLHNDVASIENCAEKLTALVPEARITIGHGQMRERELERVMSDFYHQRFNVLVCSTIIETGIDVPTANTIIIERADHFGLAQLHQLRGRVGRSHHQAYAYLLTPHPKMMTKDALKRLEALESLDNLGAGFMLATHDLEIRGAGELLGDEQSGQIESIGFALYMELLESAVNALKEGREPSLDELTQQQVEIDLRLPALLPEDYLGDVNMRLSFYKRIAGVSHKPQLDELKVELIDRFGLLPEAAKNLMRIAELRLAAKVLKITKIDATLQGGFIEFAANADLDPMKFITLIQQQPTVFKFDGPTKFRFNTALNEHKVRLEFVENLLKQLLE
- the torC gene encoding cytochrome c-type protein TorC, which gives rise to MKIIQTIKRVFFTKKFAALLLAAIVGAAGWQLFNDGLEYTSQEEFCVSCHSMQQPQQELKQTVHWSNAKGVTATCADCHLPHDKLNKYIRKVQALKEVYAEMTSKFAGEGEFDKHRLEMAEREWARMSANGSKECKTCHNYQRMDFTKMSALARNAMKPAAERDQSCIDCHKGIAHHLPKVTKNTDMGTLSKFEHLVVNSLTPAKNYYTKSKVELFADEAMTQNIGSLEAAVPVTFVKAGEKADLIELKMWRKAKGFGRIWYNDFGKNITDAILTKAFMSAKPQFEVIESKDDPITGLTWQNVKMQVWIAKSNLIENISAVWDDAENSYKTQCSTCHKQPEVTHFDSNTWIGLFKGMVGFTNMNKETANEVLRYLQMHSSDFNSHAENTPSENK